Below is a window of Populus trichocarpa isolate Nisqually-1 chromosome 3, P.trichocarpa_v4.1, whole genome shotgun sequence DNA.
TGTCGCGGccaaattattaaaaagcaATAGAGACAATTATTCCAATAATCATCATCAACTACTTTGATTTTCACAGGCCCTGTAAGATATGCATGCTAGAAGTGATTATAACCACAACCGGAAGCTTCACTCCAGCAGGCCTCATGCTATTGCAACTACACAATTCAAGTCAAGAGACATCCAATGTCCATGTTTCATAGACTTCCAAAGACAGACCAATTTACTTGCAGATTGCTGTCAATATCAGACGGATTACATCTTGAAGAAATAGTTGctctgctttttctttttcttttttggctcTCAGGATAATTATTTATCTTGAAGGATAAGATACTTTGCTTATATTTTCTTTCGCTTTTGTAAATTTCCTTAAAGTTTCTGGAAATTGATACAAATATCTTTGTAACCATGTGATGGAGATGTTATAGTTACTTTTATTTCTGCACCACcatatttaaaagtaaatttaaaagagaatatgtggtaaaattctgaaaaaaatataagcagaTAATTCATATGCATTGAATTACTAGCGGTAAACATAATTGTGATATATATGGATCTAATCAAAATTGGTGATACAGTTGTGAGAAAACAGCATTAACAATGTTATCCTTCAATAAAAAGACAATATGTCCAATACATTATTCAGTTCCGTACAGGAGTTGCTTTACTGATaaatgtgacttgattgtaGGCGAGTCAAGAAGAAGTGATTGAAGCTCtccaacataattttcaagattACTGCAGCATGAGCTATCATCCTTGTTCATTCTGGCTACATCAGAACTTGCCTTCTCAAGCTCCCTTTGCTCCATTGCTTTCTTTCTCAATATGTCATCATGAAAGAACTTGAGAGCATCCACTGTAGAAATAGAATGCACTGATTCATACAAACCctgaaatttgtttcttttttcctgcGTTTCAATCAGCTTCTCCTTCAAGTCATCTGGCAGGCAGGCAACCACACTTCacacaaataagaaaaaggaaaagaattaaacaaaaaaaaaatgttaaagcaTTCGAGATCTCTTGAAAGCTGGACATCACTATACTATAATTCTCCTtccattttcttattgtttacCTGGTAACACCTCTAACAAGACCCCAGTTATATCCTACAAGCACTGATTGCTTAAAACCAACATTAAATCCCTCTTGTGCAGAATCTTCTTTCCCTGCTATGAGACCATCACGATATCCAATCTGAAGTCATCAAGAATGAGACCATTAAAGGTTTGGAAATCAGTATATAAGCAGGGAAAACAGAATCATGAGAAACAAACAGAATCATCAAATTACCGTGTGAAATTGATCATGTCTCCTCTGCCACTCCCGGTCTAAATCAGATTCTCTATCCAACTCCTCAACAGAATCATCCCACAATGACCCACCATCATCCTGCAAGTCACCTTCACAACAATCCAAAACTAAGTAACGCATGTTGCTCTAGAAGAATAACTAAATTCAACCCACCAGCCTCAAAAAGATAAGCAGTGCTCACACAAGAAACTGGATGTATTTAAGTACCACCAAATAAAAATGCCATTATTCATTTGCAGAAATTAGAAGTTTCAGACATGCgagaaaatgaacaaaaaactgGAGCAATTACGAAAACATTGGAAAACGAACCAAAAGTTGGAGCACTTACAGAACAGGATGCAATTGAAAGTCATCTACATTTGTTCTTCTTTCATCACATGCACAAATTGTACACGTATACACACAAATACAGGAAAAAAAGAGTATCCATATGCAACCTTTTCTTTCATTACTCATTCCCAGCTAGTGCCAAAACTTGGTAAATTCAACCAAGATCACCATTTTCCAAGCAGAAGATAACAATAaggctatatatttatatcaaccAAGCACAAACTTATTGAGTCAGCTAAACAGAAGAGCATATAAAGccaacaaagcaaaataaattaaccaaaatcaagaataaataagTAGATCAAAACCCATAACAATGACTCTACTTACCATTCCCAATGGGCATAGAACCCAATTCAGCATTTGAAAGTTGCAAACTTTCTGAATAAAGCTCCTTAGCAAAACTACCTTCCATCTATTACAAcacaagaaacacaaaaaacccatttcagaaaacatcaaaacaacaataaatatcTATCTACAAAAGCAAAATTCAGCCACAACGAAAACAACTAATGATaagaaaagattgaaactttacTCTTTTCACTCAAAAAAGGTAAAGACTTTATTaagttttgattgatttgttcaaatttaagaaaagattTGGTCTTTACCGTTGATTTGTGGTTGAATTAAAAAGAGAATCCGACTTTGTTTGTTGAGTAACCGGTTGATTCAATCGGGTCGGCGATCCAACAAGAGGTTGTTGCTTCATGGGAAGAGAAGAACTACGGTGATAGATGGGTCATGGATTCTGGAATCAAGACCCTGGATCCTGGGCCTGGAGATATATGAAATGAGAACAGTTGGGCCAGGCTAAAGTTCGGCTTTCCTATCCTCTGTAAATGTAAATGGGTATGTTCTGGGTTAGATGGATGGGCCACTGGTCGGCGCTTGTGTCCCCTttgttgatgggtttttttttgaaaaaaagttttatttatttgtttattgtttatcattttttttccttatcttgTACCACAAAAATGACTAAGGCactattttctctaattttagcatctaagaaataatattttatattttttttagaaaagaaaccATAATTGTCATATCTAGCTGGGTTATGAGTTGTTAAGTCTTCGAATTAACTCGCGAGTTactagatttattttaaaatgatgataaataaacaaaaacttaaaaataaattgaaattatgatactttagataaaaaattaaaaatatatatatattttttaaattgacctGATTAGATCTCATCCAAGTTTAATCGAGTCAACTAAATTATATATCAACTTATTAAGTCACTCAGGTTAAATTTGTATGTGTTAATATCCAAAACAATTCATCTGGGTAAGGTTCTAAATCAACTCTTTAAACCAtgtcaagtttaataactatagaaAAAACAAGTTCATTTATCATAGTTTGATTGCCATATTCATTCAGTtacaaacaattttaatttcaatcataatttgatttaattgtttttatatatataaaaaataaatcattgttCTGAATAGCTTTTGTTTGATGATCcagttattttattaatctattttgaaaaaaatatcattatttttctacaaataaaataattacttctAGTATATTCACCCATATTTTTTCCTAACCTACAATGGGGATCCTTCCATAAAAAGggataagatatatatatatatatatatatatatatatatatatataattaatttggagAAGTGTAAAATAATACAAGATCAATTGAACAAATGACAATTAACGTCCAGCCTTCTTTTCAAGGAGTACTTTACGTGCATccaattatcaaacaatgaTTGCTTTTTTTCCATCCATGCATCTTccatttttctaatatattcttccattgttctttcctttttatccaAACAAACAGTACTATATGAAGAGATAGAGACTTGCACGCCAAAGAAActtcaacattattttaaacatttcattttatatcttaatctttcactttattttaataGTGTAGTTGTGGGATTTGATTTCCAGATTGATTTAGAAAATGACTTAATtgttatttcatcatatttataatgaaataacACTATTTTATTCTCTAAAGTAATATATTGACTCAATCAAGATTGGATtggatttgataaaattaattgagttatttagatattgattgataatttaactaaattaatattttatataatttaactagaattttaatttgaatcgaGTTTTAAATCCTGAATTTTTCATAAAGCGAtgctgaaattttataatatgcTTTATAAACATAGACATATCACTAGGAAATTAAGATGAAATCCTCAACAGATTTAAATATCTCCCATGTGTTCCGGCTGAAGTagccatcaaaatatataattaatatacatcTGTATGTTGAATCTGATCTGAATCTCGGCTTCCCCCCACATTTTTTAACCAGCAATCTAGCCATCCAATAAGGCTGATGTATACTTTCTAACTATGAAGAAAtcttaatatcatttttcaggTTGTAAAGCAACCGGAGTATCTCTGATCATAgcttaacaaaaaagaaagggatCAAGAAAATGTTTTGCTGAGAAACCCTACAGTTGCATgtgtatatatacatgtataagGTCGGAACATATCTCCCTCACTTGCAACCTTAACCATTTCTGTCTATACCAGGATGAATTCTAGGACTACAGCATCTTGTTTCGCTTTTCACATGTTGACGATACTTTCACTTCTTTGTTTGGCAAACTCATCGAGGAAGATGTGGCGAGAGAATAGCTGCAACATGTACCGAGGGAGCTGGGTTCATGACATGTCCTATCCTCTCTACGATTCATCTGCCTGCCATTTTATTCGAAAAGAATTTGATTGTTTAATGTATGGTCGCCCTGATCATCTCTATCTTCAATATAGATGGCAGCCCAATGACTGCAACTTGCCAAGGTACAATATTATACGTGCAACAATATGCGCATGCACGCCTGAAGAACTTGCTTGTTAATTTGTCTTAGAacgatgaatttattttatgctaaaagtaatttgattattttcaaGTAAAGTAATGTGTTCATTTCTCTCATATGGTTAGCATAGATTGTATTAATTACATAGTTTCCAGAcagattaatttgaaaaataactcaagtcatcagatcaatctaattaattatttttattaaaacaaagttgttttatttttttttaagaaaaattcttGATGTTGTTCTAATCAGGTTTCGACCAAGTCAATTGTATCATTTAAAAACCAATTGAGCTAATgtcttttctaatttaaattgaaacctAGCTCTAATAAGGTTTTAGATTACTAGTTTTTCATATTAACCTACAAGATTGCGtagagtttaataattataattaattgttcTTATGTTAATATGAATGTATACATGTGTGTGATCTTATTCCAGGTTTGATGGTCAGAATTTCTTGAAGAAGTTGAAGGGGAAGAAGATTATGTATGTAGGGGACTCTCTGAGTCTAAACAATTTTCAATCGATGGTATGCTTGCTCCATGCAGCTGTGCCTGATTCCAATAtcacaagaaattcaaaaaactcTGTTACCACAGTGATATTCCAGGTGAGTATATATAGCAATGAATCTTATAAAATTGCTCCACCTAGtgaattagaaatatttttccttGCTACTCTAGAACTAGCTAGTATACATTCTTAATTACTTGATGTTTAATTAGTAATTTGACTTAAAACTTGTGCTAATTAACTCTCATAATTTTTCAGGATTATGGAGTGTCAGTGAGTCACTTCCAGTCTCCATACTTAGTGgacattgaaaaagaagaaattggcAGGATTTTGAAACTTGACTCCATCAAGGATGGCAAAACATGGAAGAATATTGATGTTCTTGTTTTCTACTCTTGGGGTTGGTGGTACCGAGCAGGACCTCAGCAGCCGTACGTATGAGCTCCCAAtttattaactttaatttttttataataaaaatagataacgAATTTGTTCTGGACTTTCTATTAGAAAAAAGCAAAGATAATaactattatcataattttttaagattattttattcagctttgaatatttttgataatttattgttgTCTTTTTCAGGTTTtagaaacaaatattaaaaaaaaacacaaaattgaaaaaatacagaaataattattttgtgataTTGCTAAAAATGACTTGATTCTAACAATATTATGTTTTTGTGAATTTCAGATGGGattatattcaagaaaagaaGACCATAGTTAAGGACATGAATCGTAGGGTTGCTTTTCACAAAGGCTTAACAACATGGGCAAAATGGGTTGATTCTGATGTTGATACAAATAAAActactgttttttttcaaagcatttctCCTTCTCATTACAAGTAAGTTACCTTCATTTCTAAATCCAAaagagttaa
It encodes the following:
- the LOC7462775 gene encoding protein YAE1; the encoded protein is MEGSFAKELYSESLQLSNAELGSMPIGNGDLQDDGGSLWDDSVEELDRESDLDREWQRRHDQFHTIGYRDGLIAGKEDSAQEGFNVGFKQSVLVGYNWGLVRGVTSVVACLPDDLKEKLIETQEKRNKFQGLYESVHSISTVDALKFFHDDILRKKAMEQRELEKASSDVARMNKDDSSCCSNLENYVGELQSLLLDSPTIKSHLSVKQLLYGTE
- the LOC18108820 gene encoding protein trichome birefringence-like 38, whose protein sequence is MNSRTTASCFAFHMLTILSLLCLANSSRKMWRENSCNMYRGSWVHDMSYPLYDSSACHFIRKEFDCLMYGRPDHLYLQYRWQPNDCNLPRFDGQNFLKKLKGKKIMYVGDSLSLNNFQSMVCLLHAAVPDSNITRNSKNSVTTVIFQDYGVSVSHFQSPYLVDIEKEEIGRILKLDSIKDGKTWKNIDVLVFYSWGWWYRAGPQQPWDYIQEKKTIVKDMNRRVAFHKGLTTWAKWVDSDVDTNKTTVFFQSISPSHYNGRDWNETGVTNCANQREPMSGSTNPGGSPLAMQIVEDVLSTIKKPVHFLNITALSQLRKDAHPSSYNGVRPMDCTHWCVAGLPDTWNELLYATLINQK